The following is a genomic window from Fusarium oxysporum Fo47 chromosome IV, complete sequence.
CTGAGGAATGATTAGAAGCATGTTAATCCCGAAAAGGGGTTCGGGTAGGAAATGGCTAAAACTTCGTGTCAAACAACGAAACGTTGCTTCTGAAACTACTTATGGTTAAAGAAATGTTTGGAAGGATAATTCAAGTCTCAAGGGAGTATTTTTTATGGTTATTTGGGAGATTGAGTTAATGGAGACTTTAAGTTGTAGGGATGAGAAGGATCCGCATCAAGCGCAGACTGCAACAACAGCAGTTGGGATAATGATACATGTACGCATACAGCTTTGACAACGAAAAGAAAGACATAAGTTCTTAACTATCAGTCTTGGTAGTTCTAGGGTCAATTCTGACCTTCTATATGTGTATCTagcagccttggcttgcCTTGGACTTCATTTTCGAAGTCTCGAAATACGGTTTCGGAAATTTGATACAGCCTTGGCAACATAAAACAGACAGTCACATGGGGTTTCAACTCAATAGGTGATGACTTATGAAACCATAGAAGGCGGTGTATACTCATGCGTGTAGAATATGGAAGGTAGCCGTGACATTCAATCTCCGGCTTGGGCCGTGTGATATGGAGGCCAGAATGACATATCATCGTCCAGATGACAAGAAGCCATGATTGATAATGGACATCAATCAGACTTGAGCAAGAGCCTCTCCGCGGTACATAAATCAGTTGCCGCTTTTCCGTAGTGTCGTACATATGGCAGTTTTCCCGGCAGAATGACTGGGCCGACAGTGAACAATGGATGATATAGGGCAAGGATGTCTGTGTGTCAAGTCCGTCTCGCCACGATCTAGACTCCATAGATGCGATTCTGCGGGTTTCAGAACTTCGTCAGCTCAAAACATGTCAAGGCCCGACTCAAAAAGACGATCGTCGGTTTTGGTGTGTCTTTGTGTTTTGTGTTAATAAAAAGTGAGGTAAACATATTTTGTCAGTTGTTGTTTTGAGAGACCCAGAAAATAGCCTTTGATAGGTCGCTTGGCAGGGAGGGTTCAGTAAGCGCGCTCCTTCCCTTCAGTGATCCCCTGTGTTATTAGTCATGAGCAGCTGCTTCAAGGGCATCGCATTCTGAATCATAGTCAATTCATCCATGCAtgtgaagaaaagaagctaTTCCCAAACGCAAACGCGGACAATGATTCCATAGCTAAAGACTTCTACCGAGGTCATCGCTTGTTGGTTGTGTTTCAACCGTGCCAATCCCGGTCTTATCCAGTGTCGTCCCAATTAAAATATCGATCCATGATCGATGACACAAATCAGGTGAATCGCCCTTAGCTGCTTGCCTTGTTCGAGAAGGCCGACTTCTTTGATCGGTCCCAAATCTGCTGAACCATGCCCTTAGGTCATTTCGCTGGCCTTCACCTGCTGAGCCACACCAGAATTCGATACAGCACCTTGCTCCCTGGTTGTCTCCGAGACACGCTTAGCCCGTGACCTGCATGGCGCCCTACCTATTCTATCCCCGACAGCCCGGGGTTAGCACCCCCCACGATACTCAACGTCCGTTGTACTCGGCCGTTAGAGCCCCTTCAGGATTGCCAAAACAACCCCTTGGTTCTGTATATTTGCGACACTGAGCCATGGATAAGATCTTGCAAAGGGGGCGCACGCTAGAACAAAATGCAAACTTTTTCTCCGACATACGACAgacaaaacaaaacaaagaCTATTTGCACACGTATCACCTCGAATTCGGAGACATCTGGCGTTTGTTAACACGGCGCTTCGAATCAGCGTCGTTTGGATATAAGACGCCGCGTGGGAAGAGACTTCAGCAGCCAACCAAATCGACTTGTGCCTGGCAGGTCCAGACGCCAAAGCCTAGTGGCACTTGTTTCAAACCTGGGATTGACAGGGATAGTCCAGGGGTCGTCAAGCGTCGATTCTTGGAAGGGGTTTCCAGTGAGTGGATCTTCCGTGATGATGTGACATTGAGATTCAGTACTGGCCGCCAATCATACTGCATTATCACGCTTTCTCGACTTAGCAACAAAATCGCTGTGATATTGCCAATGTGCATTGTTTATGGGTATCATCGTTAGTTGGGTCTTGGCCTGGCCGGCAAGATTCATCTCAAGATACTTGACAGTCTGGGGATGTGATGCAAAGACTAGCTGATGGCAGGAGTCGGCTATGATCATCCTCGCATATGCCCTGGATGGAGGCTTTTGGATTTTCGGATTTTCCCTGCCCCTTGCTTGAAGGTAACAAGATTACGGATAGTGATGAGCTAATCGTGCCGCTACCAGCACTCGAAGCACTGGCCGTTAGCTAAGTACAACTACTGTACTACATGTGACGCGCCAGCTCTTTGATTTACCGTGGTGAGAGGCGGCATTTGCTGCATATCATTGGCGGTACTTCAATGGGCCTGCGGGTTGTGGGCAACGACAACGGTTCTTCTCGCCCAACGCATTGCGGAAAAGAACAAGGGACGTGCTGCTATTGCGGTCATGATTGTTGCTTTCGAGAAACAGTAATCAAACGCCAATTTTGGATATACCAATCAGTGATGGTAATCGAGCAGATGCCCTTACAGTTACATACGCTATTATAACTGCTTCAAAGCAATTATGGTTTCGTCGTCGATTCGATGCCACCGCAAGTGTGCCAGATTTTCGCATCCCCTAGCTCCTGTGGCAGAGCTGACTATAGTGATTCAAGTTAACGAGCTGGCTGAGCAAGCATGAGCATTGAAAACCCCACCGAAAACAGAAAATCTTGATGGTTCCAAGGGGTTCTTGGAGTGAGACCCAGGCGTTTGACTTGGCGACTATAGTCGTACAGGCTTCATCCCACTAAACTAAACAACACCTCCAGGCCCTTGTCCCTGATGCCGAAGCCTGGATCCACGGCCCCTAGCGCCTCATCCCCGCCATGGATCTTGCGGCTCCCTCCTGAAGCAACGAAGCTTGATCTGAACCTGTTGAAGCCACCAGTGAGAGGCCGTTATTCTATTGTTCGGTTTTCTCCTATTAAACCCACATCTCCCACCCCCATTGTCAGCTGCTGGACGGCCATTCTCATTCTATTGTTCGGGTTATTCATTGTTGGAAGACGTCTCTTTGACTCTTTCATTATTTTCTCATTCTTCCTTTCCCTTGATTTCCTTTCCCTCTTTGTGCTGCTAGACAGTCCCATTTAGCTTGTTAATCACCATCCTTTCATTGTTATACTGAACAGTGTATCGCGAACTTGCGAACTAACACGACCGATCCTTATTCAACAACAAGAGAGGAGCGTTGATCGCACAACTCCTCTAATAGCACTCTTTTACTGCTTTGTTTCCAACTCAAAGCTTACCTTCATTACTTTTCGACATTCGATTTATACGATCGAGTTGCCAACTGAGTGAAACGGCTGGAACCACTTCACTACTCTCACTTCAACAACATATTTTTTACAATTAAACCACAAAACGAACGATAAATCTATCAAAATGGCTCTCCTAAGAACTTTCCTCGCTTCCCTGCTCGTTGCAGCTCCCTTTGCTGCCGCAGCTCCTATCGATGTTGCCGAGACCCTGGGTGATATGGCCGACAGTATCGGAGGTGGCCTTGGAGGTGAAGCCGATAAGAAGATGGGAATTAGCGCTTTCCTTCGACCTATGCTCAAGAACCCCGATGCTCTCAACGTTATCCCTAACCGATATATCGTTGTGTACAATGATACCTTTGACGACGATACAATCAGTGCCAAGGAGGCTTCCTTTGCGGCCGCTATCAAGAAGCGAAACCTCAACAAGCGAAGCTCAATCGGCAAGGCCATGTCTACTTCAATTCAGTCATTCCGCATGAACAAGTGGCGTGCCATGTCTCTCGATGCCGATGATCTTATGGTTCAGGATCTTTGGAACTCTGATGAGGTTGCATATATCGAGGCCGATACCAAAGTTCAACTTAATGCTGCTATTGCTCAAGTTAATGCACCCCCTGGACTTGACCGTCTCTCTCACGCCAAGGTCAACCAGGACACCTATGTTTTCGACGACTCCGCTGGTGAGGGCATCACTGCCTACGTTGTCGACACTGGTATCAAGATTGATCACAGCGAGTTCGAGGGCCGTGCCACTTTCGGAGCCAACTTCATTAACAATGTTGTAAGTAATCAGGGAGTCGTGAACAGTTACAGAAGAGACGAAGCTAACTGGAATAtaggatgacgatgagaacGGTCACGGAAGTCACGTCGCTGGTACTATCGGTGGTGCTACCTTCGGTGTTGCTAAGAAGGTTGACCTTGTTGCCGTCAAGGTTCTCGACGCCTCAGGCGGTGGCAGCAACTCTGGTGTCCTCCAGGGCATGCAGTTCGTTATT
Proteins encoded in this region:
- a CDS encoding peptidase S8/S53 domain-containing protein — protein: MALLRTFLASLLVAAPFAAAAPIDVAETLGDMADSIGGGLGGEADKKMGISAFLRPMLKNPDALNVIPNRYIVVYNDTFDDDTISAKEASFAAAIKKRNLNKRSSIGKAMSTSIQSFRMNKWRAMSLDADDLMVQDLWNSDEVAYIEADTKVQLNAAIAQVNAPPGLDRLSHAKVNQDTYVFDDSAGEGITAYVVDTGIKIDHSEFEGRATFGANFINNVDDDENGHGSHVAGTIGGATFGVAKKVDLVAVKVLDASGGGSNSGVLQGMQFVIDDAKKKNRVGKAVMNMSLGGDFSQAINRAIEALFKAGIVPVVAAGNENRETALTSPGSAPNAITVGAIDATTDERADFSNFGPEVDVYAPGVNVLSVGIKSNTDTATLSGTSMASPHVAGLAAYLMGFQQLDGPAQVASLIKSLAGQTGAKVQNNVQGTTDSIANNGNQ